A portion of the Streptomyces sp. NBC_01335 genome contains these proteins:
- a CDS encoding flavoprotein — protein sequence MTKRVLYLIACAAGPTEYIDEGVRQAQARGWDVCLILTPSAARWWELRLGELETLTGHRVRSQYKLPGESDALPKADAMLVAPLSCTSLNKWGAGIADTVALGLASEGVHLGVPVAAMPYFNRAQGAQPAVARSVADLRAQGVVFLDGPDGYESHYPKQGDPASFPWHRALDVVGDLVSPAP from the coding sequence ATGACGAAGCGAGTTCTGTACCTCATTGCCTGCGCTGCCGGCCCCACCGAGTACATCGACGAGGGGGTGCGACAGGCGCAGGCACGCGGCTGGGACGTCTGCTTGATCCTGACCCCGTCGGCGGCACGCTGGTGGGAATTGCGCCTCGGCGAGCTCGAAACTCTGACCGGTCACCGGGTCCGGTCGCAGTACAAACTGCCGGGCGAGAGCGACGCGTTGCCGAAGGCGGACGCCATGCTCGTCGCCCCGCTGTCGTGTACCAGCCTCAACAAGTGGGGGGCGGGCATCGCCGACACGGTCGCTCTGGGACTGGCGTCCGAAGGCGTTCACCTTGGCGTGCCGGTTGCCGCGATGCCGTACTTCAACCGCGCGCAGGGGGCCCAGCCGGCTGTGGCCCGGAGCGTTGCGGATCTCCGCGCCCAGGGCGTGGTCTTCCTCGACGGCCCCGACGGATACGAGTCGCACTACCCGAAGCAGGGAGATCCGGCGTCGTTCCCGTGGCATCGGGCCTTGGACGTAGTCGGCGACCTTGTCAGCCCCGCCCCGTAA
- a CDS encoding DUF6980 family protein translates to MTHHCCEEMDRRVNVRCDQHDDPYDCPDALIEFRAEFQEYGLIIHDGGTSGITIDFCPWCGRRLPESQRDRWFDEMERRGIDPWEDEVPAEFQDDRWLGRHRTDGSTARSMEQA, encoded by the coding sequence ATGACCCACCACTGCTGCGAAGAGATGGACCGCCGCGTGAACGTGCGCTGCGACCAGCACGACGACCCTTACGACTGCCCGGACGCGCTGATCGAATTCCGTGCCGAGTTCCAGGAGTACGGGCTGATCATCCATGACGGCGGCACATCGGGCATCACCATCGACTTCTGCCCCTGGTGCGGACGACGCCTTCCCGAGTCACAGCGGGACCGATGGTTCGACGAAATGGAACGCCGCGGGATCGATCCGTGGGAGGACGAAGTCCCTGCCGAGTTCCAGGACGACCGCTGGCTAGGCCGTCACAGGACTGACGGATCGACCGCCAGGTCCATGGAGCAGGCGTAG